The DNA sequence ATTGAGCCACAACATTAACCATGGTGATGAGCTTCATATTGATAATTGTAAGACTAGGTAAAGAGAATGATATCATTCACACACCTTTAATAGCAACCTCACGGAAGTTAGACTTGGTGTTGGAGTAAAGCCTCTTCCACTCATCGAGAACCATTGGGCTTGGTGGTAGCAAGTCAAGAGGGTTCTTTGCTTTAGGCTTTGGCGCCTCTTCCTCTTCGACAGGCTTAGGTGCCTCAGCTTTAGGGGCTTCCTTTTTCTTAGGCTGCTCCTTGGGCTTTGCAGGCTGCCCGGCTTTCTTGATAGGAGGGACAGAATCAGTCTGTTTGACATCACCCACAACCTTCTTGAAGTTTGGTTGGTTGATCAAGGTCCAGAAGTACCTCTCAACGTGAGGGAAAGCAGAGGTGAAGCTCTTGGTCATGACACTGGTCATGCCCAGGTTCAAGCTGCAGACGGTGATGATATCAGCGAGGGTAACAGAGTGTCCAACAAGGTAAGTGTTGGAAGCGAGATGGGTGTTCAGAGCCTCAAGTCCTCTTTTCAAAGCAGAGATAGCAGCTTCCTCACTCTtcattcataaaaaaaacaatcatgGATGAGAAACAATCAGGTGTCTCTTTACTGATTCAGTGGAAGAGAGTGTACATCAAAAAGAGGCAACGAAAAGTAAGAGAAAGCTGCTTACCGGAGCACTGTATGGAATATAGCCCATTCTAGGGACGAACCAGTCGAAGATGTGTGCATAAATTTCCATTGTGGAGAAATCGATCCATTGCTCAATATGTGCCtgcaaaagtaaaaaaaaaaacaaaacatgtaGATAAACATCGAGAATACAAAACAGAGTGCAATCTAATTAGAGGGAACTTACATACTCGATGAGGGAGGATCCGTTCAAGGACTTGTCACCGTTCAATCTGCTTACTGCAATGTGatatcaaaaaagaaaacatccATTAATACCCAAATGACAAATGAGCAAGTAAAGCAGAGATATTAAGAGAGGAGGAGAAAGATATATTACCATAACGGGCAATGGCGTTGCTCTCAAAGATAGGACCCTCAGGAGTCTCAAGTACAGGAATCTAGCAGCAAGACAAAAATAGATACTGCTTATTAGCTTTTAACCAAgactaaaaaaagaaagatttaaaaaagaaacagcAAAAGAAGAACCTTTCCCAAAGGGTTCATCTTGAGGAACTGAGGGGTTTGGTTGGTGACAAACATCTCAAAGCCAGAAGCCGCATCGATCTTGACACCAGTGAACTCTGCGGCAATGAGTGCCTTCTCAGAGTTTTTGTTTCCCTTGTACGCGTGCATCACCTGTGTTAACACATAAAGAGAGAGTCAGGATAATTGATTTTCTAATCGAGCTAACAGAGGTTTTACAAGTCCATGTGTTTGAGATTATATTGTTCGATTAGCTAGTCTAGACGAGTGATCTAAGCAGAGAAAGCTGAGAAACGAGAAGAGAAACTCACCAAAGCCATTGCTCGGATCGTAGATATATATACCAAGCTTTGGTGCTTTTGATAATCGGATCTGGTTCCATGGAAAAAAACATCAGAGTAGTGAGAGTTCGCAATTTGATACGATCATAGAAATGAGTAAAAAAGCTAAGCTAAGCTCGATGGATGTGCTTACCAGGTGGGCGTGTTAACGTGGGAGAGCTAGTGGGAGAGTGAAAAGCTACTGAGTGAGTGAGTGAGGCGGAGATAGGTTTTTTTACAATAATGTATGTGGTCTCGGGAAAACAGCCGCTGTTTCTGGGGTCGGTTCGTTTCGGTTTACTTCTGGTCTTTTTCGTTTAATTTTCGACTTGACTTTtgttttttacctttttcttgGTAGAACCAATTCAACTTAAGTATGAATATGATATGGGTCCGACTGTTCTCCTCCGCTTCTGACCGGTGTCAGTGGATTCTCTCAGTAACGGCATCGGTCGGAATCTCAGTTTtgctttctaaaataatgaaaatagatAAAAAGTAGTCCAAAATATTGTACTAGTTTAAAtcaatgtatattaaaatttctaatactattaatttttatattaaaaagatttatttttataaataatttacatattaataaaattattcaaGAATActtgaaattaatttaaacatatatattattcttttgagttttaaacaaattattttaataaacaaattattttaataaatagtatataaatttttattcaaaatataataaaattaatttgaacatatatatacatattttgaactctaaattattatatgtataa is a window from the Raphanus sativus cultivar WK10039 unplaced genomic scaffold, ASM80110v3 Scaffold5250, whole genome shotgun sequence genome containing:
- the LOC108830946 gene encoding probable elongation factor 1-gamma 1; translation: MALVMHAYKGNKNSEKALIAAEFTGVKIDAASGFEMFVTNQTPQFLKMNPLGKIPVLETPEGPIFESNAIARYVSRLNGDKSLNGSSLIEYAHIEQWIDFSTMEIYAHIFDWFVPRMGYIPYSAPSEEAAISALKRGLEALNTHLASNTYLVGHSVTLADIITVCSLNLGMTSVMTKSFTSAFPHVERYFWTLINQPNFKKVVGDVKQTDSVPPIKKAGQPAKPKEQPKKKEAPKAEAPKPVEEEEAPKPKAKNPLDLLPPSPMVLDEWKRLYSNTKSNFREVAIKGFWDMYDPEGYSLWFCDYKYNDENMVSFVTLNKVGGFLQRMDLARKYAFGKMLICGSEGPFKVKGLWLFRGTEIPKFVMDEVYDMELYEWTKVDISDEAQKERVSQMIEDAEPFEGEALLDAKCFK